The following are encoded in a window of Blastocatellia bacterium genomic DNA:
- a CDS encoding TIGR00266 family protein has product MRCQRCGTEVSPDTKFCTSCGSPISAPDAQANYPPPPPGYPQGPPPGYQQGPPGYPPPPPPGYQQGPPPGYGQGQPNYNQGQPNYGGAPPGYPPGQGIHIDADGRGSGRGYQYEILHQPAFSLAVVQLQPEQSIQAEAGAMVSMSGNVELQSQMKGGLMGALKRAVGGESAFVSTFTARGGPGEVTFAPGAPGDIAAIEMNNQMFFVQASSYLAGDGSLVVDTKWGGAKSFFGGEGLFVLQVRGAGLLLVSSFGAIHRKTLGPGERYVVDTGHLVAWEGTTQYTLRKAAAGWFRSMTSGEGIVAEFMGPGELLIQTRNLAAFAGLMKPFFPSQSSGGGSGFTFGSS; this is encoded by the coding sequence ATGAGATGTCAACGATGCGGCACGGAGGTTTCGCCGGACACGAAGTTCTGCACCTCTTGCGGCAGCCCGATCAGTGCGCCCGACGCGCAGGCGAATTATCCGCCGCCGCCGCCGGGCTACCCGCAAGGGCCGCCGCCGGGGTATCAACAGGGGCCACCCGGTTACCCGCCGCCGCCGCCGCCCGGTTATCAGCAAGGCCCGCCGCCGGGCTATGGCCAGGGCCAGCCGAATTATAATCAGGGCCAGCCGAACTATGGCGGCGCACCGCCCGGCTACCCTCCCGGCCAGGGCATACACATAGACGCCGACGGGCGCGGGTCCGGGCGCGGCTACCAGTACGAGATTCTGCACCAGCCGGCCTTCTCGCTGGCCGTCGTGCAGCTGCAACCCGAGCAGTCGATACAGGCCGAAGCCGGCGCGATGGTTTCGATGTCGGGCAACGTCGAGTTGCAGTCGCAGATGAAAGGCGGTTTGATGGGCGCGCTCAAGCGCGCGGTGGGCGGCGAGTCGGCCTTCGTTTCGACCTTCACGGCGCGCGGCGGCCCCGGCGAAGTGACCTTCGCGCCGGGCGCGCCCGGCGACATCGCCGCCATCGAGATGAACAATCAGATGTTCTTCGTGCAGGCGAGCTCTTACCTGGCCGGCGATGGCAGCCTCGTGGTTGATACCAAGTGGGGCGGCGCCAAATCGTTCTTCGGCGGCGAAGGGCTGTTCGTCCTTCAGGTGCGCGGCGCCGGGCTGTTGCTGGTCTCGTCGTTCGGCGCGATCCATCGCAAGACGTTAGGGCCGGGCGAGCGCTACGTCGTTGACACCGGCCATCTGGTGGCCTGGGAAGGCACCACGCAGTACACCTTGCGCAAAGCTGCCGCCGGCTGGTTCCGCAGCATGACTAGCGGCGAAGGCATCGTCGCCGAATTCATGGGGCCGGGCGAGCTGTTGATCCAGACGCGCAACCTCGC